The following coding sequences are from one Nicotiana tabacum cultivar K326 chromosome 1, ASM71507v2, whole genome shotgun sequence window:
- the LOC142164611 gene encoding uncharacterized protein LOC142164611: protein MTHQVSAIVHSMDPKLEDPGAFTIPCTISSADFTEALCDLVASINLMPYSFFKTLGIGKSRPTSMRLQLVPIILGRPFLATGKALIDLEAGELTFRVRDEKVVFHVCKSMRQPNSNEVCSFMDLVNEVIVEDTSVVINVEDPLEVVLLNHDVDEKEGYTRKPFPKISPQ from the exons atgacacatcaagtgagtgctattgtgcactccaTGGATCCAAAGTTAGAAGACCCTggtgcctttacaattccatgcactattaGTAGTGCCGATTTCACCGAAGCTTTGTGTGATTTGGTGGcaagcattaacttgatgccatACTCTTTTTTCAAGACATTGGGGATTGGGAAATCAAGGCCCACATCAATGAGACTGCAACTG GTaccaatcatattggggagacctttcctagctacaggGAAGGCCTTAATTGATTTGGAagcaggggagctcaccttccgggtgcgAGATGAAAAAGttgtattccatgtttgcaagtcAATGAGGCAACCTAATAGCAACGAAGTGTGTTCGTTTATGGATCTTGTGAACGAAGTGATTGTTGAAGACACAAGTGTTGTGATTAATGTGGAAGACCCATTGGAAGTtgtgttgttgaatcatgatgTGGATGAAAAGGAAGGCTACACCCGTAAgcctttccccaaaataagccctcAGTAA